A genomic segment from Hippoglossus stenolepis isolate QCI-W04-F060 chromosome 3, HSTE1.2, whole genome shotgun sequence encodes:
- the LOC118105204 gene encoding N-acetyllactosaminide alpha-1,3-galactosyltransferase isoform X2 → MGVLVNIMPMDKCKLESARDLLQDNSADAGLDLVTRRDVQTCTDWRAPIIWEGMFDPFLYDSMHKEAGSSVALTVFAVGRYLDAYLPTFLNSSERHFMLGLPVTYYVFTDTPEKVPNMKLPPLRSLRVIKVEKHSRWQDISMMRMKTISDVIGTDIRHRCTHVFCFDVDQVFTGRFGSEALGDSVALLHAYYYRLPKSLYTYDRNPKSKACMKTGDFYYHAAIFGGLCESVKAIADACYRSIMADKENNVEALWHDESHLNKYLWLHKPSRVLSPEYCWDPLISQNSDIKVTRLEWAPKQYKKLRSA, encoded by the exons ATGGG AGTTTTAGTGAACATCATGCCTATGGACAAATGTAAACTGGAGAGTGCTCGGGATCTGCTTCAGGACAACAGCGCGGATGCTGGGCTCGACCTCGT gaCCAGACGTGACGTGCAAACATGCACAGATTGGAGAGCTCCCATCATCTGGGAGGGCATGTTTGACCCTTTCCTTTACGACTCGATGCACAAAGAGGCAGGCTCCTCTGTGGCTCTGACAGTGTTTGCTGTCGGCAG GTACCTGGATGCTTACCTCCCCACCTTCCTGAACTCATCAGAACGTCACTTCATGCTGGGTTTGCCGGTGACGTATTACGTATTCACAGACACGCCGGAAAAGGTGCCCAACATGAAGCTCCCTCCTCTGCGGAGCCTGAGGGTGATCAAAGTGGAGAAGCACTCGAGGTGGCAGGACATCTCTATGATGCGAATGAAGACTATATCGGACGTCATAGGGACAGATATTCGCCATCGCTGCACGCACGTCTTCTGCTTCGACGTGGATCAGGTGTTCACCGGGAGATTTGGCTCGGAGGCTCTGGGAGATTCTGTGGCTCTACTCCACGCCTACTACTACCGCCTCCCGAAGAGTTTGTACACCTACGACCGCAACCCAAAGTCCAAAGCTTGCATGAAGACGGGGGATTTCTACTACCACGCTGCCATCTTTGGAGGCCTGTGTGAGAGCGTGAAAGCAATAGCTGACGCCTGCTACCGGAGCATCATGGCGGACAAAGAGAATAATGTGGAGGCCCTGTGGCACGACGAGAGTCACCTGAACAAGTACCTGTGGCTTCACAAACCGAGCAGGGTGCTGTCCCCTGAGTACTGCTGGGACCCGCTAATCAGCCAAAACAGCGACATAAAAGTCACGCGACTGGAGTGGGCGCCAAAACAGTACAAGAAGCTCCGCAGTGCTTAA
- the LOC118105204 gene encoding N-acetyllactosaminide alpha-1,3-galactosyltransferase isoform X1, giving the protein MGFSQRLRGLWKCVFCFPVLLCVLYFSSPSLRVLVNIMPMDKCKLESARDLLQDNSADAGLDLVTRRDVQTCTDWRAPIIWEGMFDPFLYDSMHKEAGSSVALTVFAVGRYLDAYLPTFLNSSERHFMLGLPVTYYVFTDTPEKVPNMKLPPLRSLRVIKVEKHSRWQDISMMRMKTISDVIGTDIRHRCTHVFCFDVDQVFTGRFGSEALGDSVALLHAYYYRLPKSLYTYDRNPKSKACMKTGDFYYHAAIFGGLCESVKAIADACYRSIMADKENNVEALWHDESHLNKYLWLHKPSRVLSPEYCWDPLISQNSDIKVTRLEWAPKQYKKLRSA; this is encoded by the exons ATGGG ATTTTCCCAGAGGTTAAGGGGTCTTTGGAAATGCGTGTTTTGCTTTCCggttctgctgtgtgttttgtacTTCAGTTCTCCGTCTTTGAG AGTTTTAGTGAACATCATGCCTATGGACAAATGTAAACTGGAGAGTGCTCGGGATCTGCTTCAGGACAACAGCGCGGATGCTGGGCTCGACCTCGT gaCCAGACGTGACGTGCAAACATGCACAGATTGGAGAGCTCCCATCATCTGGGAGGGCATGTTTGACCCTTTCCTTTACGACTCGATGCACAAAGAGGCAGGCTCCTCTGTGGCTCTGACAGTGTTTGCTGTCGGCAG GTACCTGGATGCTTACCTCCCCACCTTCCTGAACTCATCAGAACGTCACTTCATGCTGGGTTTGCCGGTGACGTATTACGTATTCACAGACACGCCGGAAAAGGTGCCCAACATGAAGCTCCCTCCTCTGCGGAGCCTGAGGGTGATCAAAGTGGAGAAGCACTCGAGGTGGCAGGACATCTCTATGATGCGAATGAAGACTATATCGGACGTCATAGGGACAGATATTCGCCATCGCTGCACGCACGTCTTCTGCTTCGACGTGGATCAGGTGTTCACCGGGAGATTTGGCTCGGAGGCTCTGGGAGATTCTGTGGCTCTACTCCACGCCTACTACTACCGCCTCCCGAAGAGTTTGTACACCTACGACCGCAACCCAAAGTCCAAAGCTTGCATGAAGACGGGGGATTTCTACTACCACGCTGCCATCTTTGGAGGCCTGTGTGAGAGCGTGAAAGCAATAGCTGACGCCTGCTACCGGAGCATCATGGCGGACAAAGAGAATAATGTGGAGGCCCTGTGGCACGACGAGAGTCACCTGAACAAGTACCTGTGGCTTCACAAACCGAGCAGGGTGCTGTCCCCTGAGTACTGCTGGGACCCGCTAATCAGCCAAAACAGCGACATAAAAGTCACGCGACTGGAGTGGGCGCCAAAACAGTACAAGAAGCTCCGCAGTGCTTAA
- the si:dkey-264d12.5 gene encoding coiled-coil domain-containing protein 30 isoform X1, with protein MDSAEEELEQITTWLTEEGCAPDSPKEAQLCVLWRGLQSTRACLSSATREQDMQRSQHLAEMAEVRKSLEQIRIFTEQKDVLAQLIQDENDQLKDQLRQLISLQDAQTSEVAKMLHQQGLTELIPSSPSEQVAYLLVERASLQETSEHPTNSNSNSLMSAGDSSSPPRTETQVSNSNVRQSPHKGAPHHGHSPWRRLLFGLHKASQSKHSFIPAEARHSSGQSSSVEKKCSLLERDLEEGSRRLAMAHNEIRHLTDELESAHLTQKTYEPELQAAQQEVEKLKMCETELRKAKELNDRLDFEIRVLRNRVRSLDAEKSSLQQMVVSLQEEVEQLESDLQERQQQIHTVQLQAEQANELAKSRETELNQSIQVCRDLQNSLSAQKRCILEESQIYYLKQHLGFWNQKEADWKHRENWKQENSFTKEGKEQQLNKENTQNKEFGDDSVRTLLSSQDECETLKKEICETLKCLDKERSKYHQMKEKHKVKLCRAKQKFDDETTWRDEKIKGLERELSLCSHSLTKEKELVVSITAENEKLLAERTRLFQQLNEEEHNKQDTNLTAALSKCRVTFLEVENKTLGEKLIHMSNQLTVLERTVQSQQSRHFAECDDA; from the exons ATGGATTCAGCAGAG gaggagctggagcagatcaCCACATGGTTGACAGAGGAGGGATGTGCTCCCGACTCCCCTAAAGAGGCTCAGCTGTGTGTTCTATGGCGTGGCCTCCAGAGCACCAGAGCCTGTCTGAGCAGTGCGACCCGGGAGCAGGACATGCAGCGCTCACAACACTTGGCAGAGATGGCAGAG GTGCGGAAATCCTTGGAGCAGATCCGCATCTTTACAGAGCAGAAAGACGTGTTGGCTCAGCTGATACAAGACGAGAACGACCAGCTTAAGGACCAGCTGCGGCAGCTAATATCCCTTCAAG ACGCCCAGACAAGCGAGGTGGCTAAAATGCTGCACCAACAGGGCCTCACGGAGCTGATTCCCAGCAGCCCCAGTGAGCAGGTGGCGTACCTGCTAGTGGAGAGGGCCTCTCTGCAAGAGACAAGTGAGCATCCTaccaacagcaacagcaacagcttGATGAGTGCTGGAGACAGCAGCAGCCCGCcgaggacagagacacaggtgtCCAACAGCAACGTACGACAG TCTCCCCACAAGGGGGCACCACATCACGGCCATAGTCCCTGGAGGAGACTCTTATTCGGACTCCACAAAGCTTCGCAAagcaaacacagttttattcCT gCGGAGGCCAGACATTCGAGCGGCCAGTCGAGCAGTGTGGAGAAGAAGTGCTCTCTTCTGGAGCGGGACCTGGAGGAGGGCTCCCGCCGGCTGGCCATGGCCCACAATGAGATCCGACATTTGACTGATGAGCTGGAGTCAGCACACTTGACCCAAAAGACTTATG agccggagctgcaggcagcgcagcaGGAGGTGGAAAAACTCAAGATGTGCg aaacggAACTGCGAAAGGCCAAAGAGCTGAACGATCGTCTGGATTTTGAGATCCGAGTTTTGAGGAACAGGGTTCGCTCACTGGATGCTGAAAAAAGTTCTCTGCAGCAGATG GTTGTATCtttgcaggaggaggtggagcagctaGAGTCCGACCTGCAGGAACGACAGCAGCAGATCCACACTGTGCAGCTTCAGGCTGAGCAGGCCAATGAGCTGGCTAAA tcGAGGGAAACTGAACTGAATCAGAGCATCCAGGTTTGTAGAGATTTACAAAATAGCCTCAGTGCTCAGAAGAGATGTATTTTGGAGGAGTCACAG ATATATTATCTAAAGCAGCATCTGGGTTTTTGGAATCAAAAAGAGGCCGATTGGAAACATCGTGAAAACTGGAAACAGGAAAATTCCTTTACCAAAGAGGGTAAAGAGCAACAGCTGaacaaggaaaacacacagaataag GAGTTTGGTGATGATTCAGTCAGGACTCTATTGTCCAGCCAAGATGAGTGTGAGACACTGAAGAAGGAGATCTGTGAAACCCTCAAATGTCTGGACAAAGAGCGCAG TAAATACCAccaaatgaaggaaaaacacaaagtcaaattGTGTCGGGCAAAACAAAAGTTTGATGATGAAACCACGTGGCGTGACGAGAAGATAAAAGGTCTCGAGCGAGAGCTGTCGCTGTGTTCCCATTCGTTAACAAAG gagaAAGAGCTTGTTGTGAGTATAACTGCAGAGAACGAGAAACTACTCGCTGAGAGGACGAGGTTGTTCCAGCAGCTCAACGAGGAGGAGCACAACAAGCAGGACACAAATCTAACTGCTGCTTTGTCCAAGTGCAG GGTGACTTTTCTGGAGGTGGAAAACAAGACACTGGGAGAGAAACTAATCCACATGTCGAATCAGCTGACTGTCCTGGAACGAACCGTACAGAGCCAGCAGTCACGTCACTTTGCTGAG TGCGATGACGCCTAA
- the si:dkey-264d12.5 gene encoding interaptin isoform X2, protein MDSAEEELEQITTWLTEEGCAPDSPKEAQLCVLWRGLQSTRACLSSATREQDMQRSQHLAEMAEVRKSLEQIRIFTEQKDVLAQLIQDENDQLKDQLRQLISLQDAQTSEVAKMLHQQGLTELIPSSPSEQVAYLLVERASLQETSEHPTNSNSNSLMSAGDSSSPPRTETQVSNSNSPHKGAPHHGHSPWRRLLFGLHKASQSKHSFIPAEARHSSGQSSSVEKKCSLLERDLEEGSRRLAMAHNEIRHLTDELESAHLTQKTYEPELQAAQQEVEKLKMCETELRKAKELNDRLDFEIRVLRNRVRSLDAEKSSLQQMVVSLQEEVEQLESDLQERQQQIHTVQLQAEQANELAKSRETELNQSIQVCRDLQNSLSAQKRCILEESQIYYLKQHLGFWNQKEADWKHRENWKQENSFTKEGKEQQLNKENTQNKEFGDDSVRTLLSSQDECETLKKEICETLKCLDKERSKYHQMKEKHKVKLCRAKQKFDDETTWRDEKIKGLERELSLCSHSLTKEKELVVSITAENEKLLAERTRLFQQLNEEEHNKQDTNLTAALSKCRVTFLEVENKTLGEKLIHMSNQLTVLERTVQSQQSRHFAECDDA, encoded by the exons ATGGATTCAGCAGAG gaggagctggagcagatcaCCACATGGTTGACAGAGGAGGGATGTGCTCCCGACTCCCCTAAAGAGGCTCAGCTGTGTGTTCTATGGCGTGGCCTCCAGAGCACCAGAGCCTGTCTGAGCAGTGCGACCCGGGAGCAGGACATGCAGCGCTCACAACACTTGGCAGAGATGGCAGAG GTGCGGAAATCCTTGGAGCAGATCCGCATCTTTACAGAGCAGAAAGACGTGTTGGCTCAGCTGATACAAGACGAGAACGACCAGCTTAAGGACCAGCTGCGGCAGCTAATATCCCTTCAAG ACGCCCAGACAAGCGAGGTGGCTAAAATGCTGCACCAACAGGGCCTCACGGAGCTGATTCCCAGCAGCCCCAGTGAGCAGGTGGCGTACCTGCTAGTGGAGAGGGCCTCTCTGCAAGAGACAAGTGAGCATCCTaccaacagcaacagcaacagcttGATGAGTGCTGGAGACAGCAGCAGCCCGCcgaggacagagacacaggtgtCCAACAGCAAC TCTCCCCACAAGGGGGCACCACATCACGGCCATAGTCCCTGGAGGAGACTCTTATTCGGACTCCACAAAGCTTCGCAAagcaaacacagttttattcCT gCGGAGGCCAGACATTCGAGCGGCCAGTCGAGCAGTGTGGAGAAGAAGTGCTCTCTTCTGGAGCGGGACCTGGAGGAGGGCTCCCGCCGGCTGGCCATGGCCCACAATGAGATCCGACATTTGACTGATGAGCTGGAGTCAGCACACTTGACCCAAAAGACTTATG agccggagctgcaggcagcgcagcaGGAGGTGGAAAAACTCAAGATGTGCg aaacggAACTGCGAAAGGCCAAAGAGCTGAACGATCGTCTGGATTTTGAGATCCGAGTTTTGAGGAACAGGGTTCGCTCACTGGATGCTGAAAAAAGTTCTCTGCAGCAGATG GTTGTATCtttgcaggaggaggtggagcagctaGAGTCCGACCTGCAGGAACGACAGCAGCAGATCCACACTGTGCAGCTTCAGGCTGAGCAGGCCAATGAGCTGGCTAAA tcGAGGGAAACTGAACTGAATCAGAGCATCCAGGTTTGTAGAGATTTACAAAATAGCCTCAGTGCTCAGAAGAGATGTATTTTGGAGGAGTCACAG ATATATTATCTAAAGCAGCATCTGGGTTTTTGGAATCAAAAAGAGGCCGATTGGAAACATCGTGAAAACTGGAAACAGGAAAATTCCTTTACCAAAGAGGGTAAAGAGCAACAGCTGaacaaggaaaacacacagaataag GAGTTTGGTGATGATTCAGTCAGGACTCTATTGTCCAGCCAAGATGAGTGTGAGACACTGAAGAAGGAGATCTGTGAAACCCTCAAATGTCTGGACAAAGAGCGCAG TAAATACCAccaaatgaaggaaaaacacaaagtcaaattGTGTCGGGCAAAACAAAAGTTTGATGATGAAACCACGTGGCGTGACGAGAAGATAAAAGGTCTCGAGCGAGAGCTGTCGCTGTGTTCCCATTCGTTAACAAAG gagaAAGAGCTTGTTGTGAGTATAACTGCAGAGAACGAGAAACTACTCGCTGAGAGGACGAGGTTGTTCCAGCAGCTCAACGAGGAGGAGCACAACAAGCAGGACACAAATCTAACTGCTGCTTTGTCCAAGTGCAG GGTGACTTTTCTGGAGGTGGAAAACAAGACACTGGGAGAGAAACTAATCCACATGTCGAATCAGCTGACTGTCCTGGAACGAACCGTACAGAGCCAGCAGTCACGTCACTTTGCTGAG TGCGATGACGCCTAA
- the LOC118105205 gene encoding epithelial membrane protein 3: MVFLLVSLIVLHLVTLAMLLIATLEKSWWIWDDSEISDLWYNCFHDNSSDTWMCAATNENDWLQSVQALMVLSVVFSSISFLFFLGQLLTMSKGGLFYFTGFCQAFAGFTDFAACLIFTFHRKEILNDTRDLSKGHFGFCFILAWLCVPLLLVSGVLYVHLRKKQ, translated from the exons ATGGTCTTCCTCCTAGTATCCCTGATTGTGCTACATCTGGTCACCTTGGCCATGCTCCTCATCGCCACCCTGGAGAAG TCCTGGTGGATATGGGATGACTCAGAAATCTCAGACCTCTGGTATAACTGCTTCCATGACAACTCCAGTGACACCTGGATGTGTGCTGCTACAAACGAAAACG ACTGGCTGCAGTCGGTCCAGGCCCTCATGGTTCTCTCTGTGGTCTTCTCCTCTATCTCCTTCCTGTTTTTTCTGGGCCAGCTCTTGACCATGTCTAAAGGAGGACTCTTCTACTTCACTGGCTTCTGTCAGGCCTTCGCAG GTTTCACAGACTTTGCCGCCTGCCTCATCTTCACCTTCCACAGAAAGGAGATCCTAAATGACACCAGAGACCTGAGCaaaggacactttggcttctGCTTCATCCTGGCGTGGCTGTGCGTCCCTCTGCTCCTGGTCAGCGGGGTCCTGTACGTCCACCTGCGCAAGAAGCAGTGA
- the fam83e gene encoding protein FAM83D produces the protein MSNSKEQSLDENVIFLEVTESSPEFLYSERERQAVERLLSAGPETFYSSIGTERSGCFLSTEEVRQIGSWAQDYHFNQVQLEEDGWEGSSQMEDFCSTYFPCNSDTPAPGLDLGWPEKGPWLTMGSITVHTSPPAEGEPPVREIIRQHLQRATQVIAIVTDRLTDGAIIGDLHNAASRAVPVYIILNQRSIQKDFTLNRLQHPNIRVRVLGGKAFCSRTGRTVVGEMKDKFLLVDLETVIHGSYSLTWTDAHLHRQLITVLHGPAVDSFDQEFRILFAASLPVADTSRVTGSHIPVTQKLKDFSDLRFQKPLSFDPDIINPPSPPADSLLDWEAMGVVQRESCFPESPIDQHEEISQRNNMLLNKNAPFMDDFTNSGNNFWDKKRVHVNTSPVISHVSDKSTILNNIKPSSTDLTPERMKRVERIVEKTISRQLSTEKRTTLDDRMTTRAGDKTTEPTHRMLLSSYKRRETSREALCVEDESSMDETGSKVENTPSCRKPLILRVPQSESSSSLSDIMKRIQPQQSTSWLLKKGSNTAVSELSQSMKDLSVHRKDTGPDGRGDPVPRFKTSCLESDFMTPAFTLMKKRNDDLKSALNRTPTNFLPRERPRSFGYGLNMDWRRSLAERELGDQE, from the exons ATGTCAAACTCCAAGGAGCAGAGCCTCGATGAGAACGTAATATTCCTGGAGGTCACCGAGTCTTCTCCAGAGTTCCTCTACAGCGAGAGGGAGCGTCAGGCGGTGGAGAGGCTCCTGAGCGCAGGACCGGAGACCTTCTACAGCTCCATCGGCACAGAGCGCTCCGGCTGTTTCCTGTCGACCGAGGAGGTCAGACAGATAGGCAGCTGGGCTCAGGACTATCACTTCAACCAGGTGCAGTTGGAAGAGGATGGATGGGAAGGCAGCTCACAGATGGAGGACTTCTGCTCCACCTACTTCCCTTGCAACTCAGACACACCGGCCCCCGGCCTTGACCTGGGCTGGCCTGAGAAGGGGCCCTGGCTGACGATGGGGAGCATCACAGTCCACACCAGCCCACCCGCTGAGGGAGAACCCCCCGTCAGAGAGATAATACGACAGCACTTGCAAAGGGCCACCCAA GTAATTGCCATTGTGACAGACAGATTAACAGATGGTGCAATAATTGGTGATTTACACAACGCTGCCTCCCGGGCCGTCCCTGTCTATATCATCCTGAACCAGAGATCCATTCAGAAGGATTTCACGCTCAACAGGCTGCAGCATCCG AACATCCGAGTCCGTGTTCTTGGAGGGAAAGCCTTCTGTTCCAGGACGGGAAGGACGGTGGTCGGTGAGATGAAAGACAAATTCCTTCTGGTGGATTTGGAGACAGTGATTCATGGCAGCTACAG CCTCACGTGGACCGACGCTCACCTGCACCGGCAGCTGATCACCGTCCTGCACGGCCCAGCCGTGGACTCGTTTGACCAGGAGTTCAGGATCCTTTTTGCTGCTTCGCTTCCAGTCGCAGACACATCGAGAGTCACAGGATCCCACATACCTGTGACTCAAAAGCTAAAAGACTTTTCAGATCTCCGCTTCCAAAAACCGCTCTCATTTGACCCTGACATTATCAACCCTCCATCTCCACCTGCTGATTCTCTCTTGGACTGGGAAGCCATGGGCGTTGTCCAGAGAGAGAGCTGTTTTCCTGAGAGTCCTATTGATCAACATGAGGAAATATCACAGAGGAATAACATgctgttaaataaaaatgcaccCTTTATGGATGATTTTACCAACAGTGGAAACAATTTTTGGGATAAAAAAAG GGTTCACGTTAACACCTCTCCAGTGATAAGCCATGTGTCAGATAAATCAACAATACTGAA CAATATAAAGCCGTCATCAACCGATCTAACCCCAGAGAGAATGAAGAG GGTGGAACGCATTGtagaaaaaacaatttccagGCAACTCTCCACAGAGAAGAGAACCACTTTAGATGACAGAATGACAACAAGAGCTggtgataaaacaacagaaccGACGCACAGGATGCTACTTTCATCTTATAAGAGAAGAGAGACATCGAGGGAGGCTCTCTGTGTGGAGGACGAGAGCAGCATGGATGAAACCGGCTCCAAAGTGGAGAACACACCATCTTGTAGA AAACCCTTAATCCTGAGGGTGCCACAGTCTGAGAGCTCCAGCTCTCTAAGCGACATCATGAAGAGGATTCAGCCTCAGCAAAGCACTTCATGGCTGCTCAAGAAAGGATCCAACACCGCTGTGTCGGAATTGAGCCAATCCATGAAGGACCTGAGCGTACACAGAAAGGACACAGGTCCAGACGGGAGAGGAGACCCAGTGCCAAGGTTCAAAACCAGT TGCCTTGAGTCCGATTTCATGACGCCTGCTTTCActctgatgaagaagaggaacgATGACTTGAAATCTGCATTGAACAGAACTCCAACAAACTTTCTGCCCAGAGAGAGGCCTCGCAGCTTTGGTTATGGTCTGAATATGGACTGGAGGAGGTCGCTGGCAGAGAGGGAATTAGGGGACCAAGAATGA
- the utp3 gene encoding something about silencing protein 10, whose translation MVRAKRIIKPPKIKKTERFGEDDPEAYKNMPVPDKKSSQYTKDKIDEFHDEKIAKLLALGTQMGSDSEEIDDEEEVMALDDSESEEEEEEEEEEEGTDMDSDLEARKDDDLPNEMAWGKKKKIFYNSDYTITKGKSNEVLEADEQEEEEEAKNIQNRLAANLSEEDYDLNLFQEFAEEDKDEKKTVEKEEKIVKDLKQMSQKEKLKLLKTDSPELLELIEDFKAKLTELTDELQPLMQMVKEGKIPPGKGANYIKTKQQLYLNYCTNISFYMVLKAKRIPAHNHPVIERLLTYRNLINELGEVDARLAPEFHKLLAGEDKGPAEGKKTRVSSKKEKGSRETMAEVEEDSDSDLDDEAALRFYREVEERLKLKRKSKNPEDEELAEDKQEMEALDPDAKRGITYQMAKNKGLTPKRKKIDRNPRVKHREKFRRAKIRRKGQVREVRREETRYSGEMSGIRAGVKKGTKLK comes from the exons ATGGTTCGAGCTAAAAG GATTATAAAGCCGCCGAAAATCAAAAAGACTGAGCGATTCGGTGAAGATGATCCTGAAGCCTACAAGAACATGCCTGTCCCTGACAAG AAATCGTCTCAGTACACAAAGGACAAAATCGATGAGTTTCACGACGAGAAGATCGCA AAACTTCTCGCCCTTGGGACTCAGATGGGGAGTGATTCAGAGGAAATAGACGATGAG GAGGAGGTGATGGCCCTGGATGATTctgagtcagaggaggaggaagaagaagaagaagaggaagaggggacaGACATGGACAGTGATTTAGAGGCGAGAAAAGATGATG acCTTCCAAATGAAATGGCATGgggcaaaaagaagaagatcTTCTACAACTCAGATTATACGATCACCA AAGGGAAATCAAATGAAGTTTTGGAAGCTGatgaacaagaggaagaagaagaggctaaAAATATCCAAAACCGATTGGCTGCAAATCTGAGCGAGGAGGATTATGATTTAAACCTTTTTCAg GAATTTGCTGAAGAGGAtaaggatgaaaagaaaactgttgaaaaagaggagaagatagTGAAGGACCTGAAGCAGATGTCTCAGAAGGAAAAATTGAAACTTCTGAAGACAGACTCGCCAGAGCTGCTTGAACTTATTGAGGACTTCAAGGCAAAG CTTACTGAACTCACAGATGAGCTGCAGCCCCTCATGCAGATGGTCAAGGAGGGAAAGATCCCACCAGGAAAA GGGGCTAACTACATCAAGACAAAACAGCAACTTTATCTCAA TTACTGCACAAACATCAGTTTCTACATGGTGCTGAAAGCAAAACGAATCCCTGCTCATAACCACCCTGTGATTGAGAGACTGCTCACCTACAGAAAT CTCATCAATGAGCTGGGAGAAGTGGATGCTCGGCTCGCACCCGAGTTTCATAAGCTTCTAGCTGGTGAGGACAAAGGGCCAGCAGAGGGCAAGAAGACCAGAGTCTCCAGTAAGAAGGAGAAG GGTTCCAGAGAAACTATGGCTGAGGTCGAAGAGGACTCTGACTCCGACCTGGACGATGAAGCAGCTTTGCGGTTctacagagaggtggaggagcggTTGAAATTGAAGAGAAAGAGCAAAAACCCAGAAGATGAAGA GTTGGCGGAAGATAAGCAGGAGATGGAAGCGCTGGATCCAGATGCTAAGAGAGGAATCACTTACCAG ATGGCCAAGAACAAGGGGCTCACaccaaagaggaagaagattgACCGTAATCCCCGAGTCAAGCACAGAGAGAAGTTCAGACGGGCTAAAATCCGCAGAAAGGGACAG GTCCGTGAGGTTCGTCGGGAGGAGACGAGGTACAGCGGAGAGATGTCTGGTATTCGTGCTGGTGTCAAGAAGGGCACCAAACTTAAGTAA
- the ppcs gene encoding phosphopantothenate--cysteine ligase has translation MAEPRISSIDGKLAEEFAVPAHVEEVKAKMSAFATQHAAAGRRVVLITSGGTKVPLESRTVRFLDNFSSGRRGSCSAEYFIDSGYAVVFLHRHRSLYPYTRMFSTINVLDALQFTSGDEASGSSGEVLVNPQVLPNIAKVLKKYQEVKDGGLLLPIEFSTLSEYLHLLKAAAQALSTIGPKAMFYLAAAVSDFYIPASEMPEHKIQSSNGPLQLSLNMVPKILSPLVKDWAPQAFVISFKLETDAAILLDKARGALNNYRHQAVVANVLDSRRGYVVVVTPKTQDELIITEEDVKNEVEIEERIVSNLTSAHNRFINQQVS, from the exons ATGGCTGAACCCAGGATATCTTCCATTGATGGGAAGTTAGCTGAAGAATTTGCCGTTCCCGCCCATGTTGAGGAGGTCAAAGCAAAGATGTCTGCCTTTGCGACCCAACATGCGGCAGCAGGTCGCCGGGTGGTTCTCATCACGTCCGGGGGCACCAAAGTTCCCCTCGAGTCGCGCACTGTCCGCTTCCTCGACAACTTCAGCAGTGGCAGACGAGGATCCTGCTCAGCAGAGTACTTCATAGACTCCGGCTACGCTGTCGTCTTCCTGCACAGGCACCGCTCCCTCTACCCTTATACTCGAATGTTCTCGACCATAAATGTGCTGGATGCCCTGCAGTTCACAAGTGGGGATGAAGCATCTGGCTCCTCCGGTGAAGTGCTGGTTAACCCGCAGGTGCTTCCTAACATAGCTAAAGTTCTGAAGAAATACCAGGAAGTGAAAGATGGCGGACTTCTCCTGCCCATTGAGTTCAGCACGCTGTCAGAGTATCTGCATCTTctcaaagcagcagcacaggcacTCAGCACTATAG GACCGAAGGCCATGTTTTATTTGGCGGCAGCTGTGTCTGATTTCTATATCCCAGCATCTGAGATGCCTGAACACAAAATCCAGTCTTCCAATGGTCCTCTTCAA ctTAGCTTGAACATGGTCCCTAAGATACTGTCGCCACTGGTGAAGGACTGGGCACCTCAGGCATTCGTCATATCTTTTAAACTGGAGACCGACGCAGCCATCCTGTTGGATAAGGCTCGTGGAGCTCTGAACAACTATAGGCACCAGGCGGTGGTGGCTAACGTGCTGGACTCTAGACGGGGTTACGTGGTGGTGGTGACCCCTAAAACTCAGGATGAGCTGATCATCACAGAGGAGGACGTGAAGAATGAGGTGGAGATAGAAGAGAGGATAGTGAGCAACCTGACATCAGCACATAACAGGTTCATAAATCAACAAGTGAGTTGA